From Sphingomonas bisphenolicum, one genomic window encodes:
- a CDS encoding tetratricopeptide repeat protein — protein sequence MLAAPLALAQQTPDAAPPEAPSAEAAPAAAETPVARELTPAEIAAFNKAVTDFTAGQAAQQKGDNAGAVAKYDAAMPAIRTAVEADPSKGDNVNFLANALYADAAAYGALGQMDKVIALYGESLPHWRKVVEAKPADAAGRNILAGILIQMGNQELRDHDRGAADTYYEEALTLARQTVTDQPGDAVSRNVLLSALIGASQTSTEEGLRDEAITMGKAMMADGTIDAMNKPSIETMTGPAGTVG from the coding sequence ATGCTCGCCGCGCCGCTGGCGCTGGCGCAGCAGACACCCGATGCCGCTCCGCCCGAAGCGCCGTCGGCCGAAGCCGCGCCCGCCGCCGCTGAAACGCCCGTCGCGCGCGAACTGACCCCGGCCGAAATCGCCGCCTTCAACAAGGCCGTGACCGACTTCACCGCCGGCCAGGCGGCCCAGCAAAAGGGCGACAATGCCGGTGCGGTCGCCAAATATGACGCCGCCATGCCGGCGATCCGGACAGCGGTAGAGGCCGACCCGTCCAAGGGCGACAATGTCAATTTCCTCGCCAATGCGCTCTATGCCGATGCCGCCGCCTATGGCGCGCTGGGGCAGATGGACAAGGTGATCGCGCTCTATGGCGAATCGCTGCCGCACTGGCGCAAGGTGGTGGAGGCCAAGCCCGCCGATGCGGCCGGCCGCAACATCCTGGCCGGCATCCTGATCCAGATGGGGAACCAGGAATTGCGCGACCATGACCGGGGCGCGGCCGATACCTATTATGAGGAAGCATTGACCCTGGCGCGCCAGACCGTAACGGATCAACCGGGCGACGCGGTGAGCAGGAACGTGCTGCTGTCGGCCCTGATCGGCGCCAGCCAGACCTCAACCGAGGAGGGGTTACGCGACGAGGCCATCACGATGGGCAAGGCGATGATGGCCGACGGCACGATCGACGCCATGAACAAGCCATCGATCGAAACGATGACCGGGCCTGCGGGCACGGTGGGGTAG
- a CDS encoding murein L,D-transpeptidase catalytic domain family protein codes for MDRRNFTKFALSGLAFSFLSDSMGRAALSSTGPEPLSPAPVPTVPATPRAVAQKPYAALLERAKAALDRHADAFALRDRLAIVDFDAPSKNPRMHIVDLIGGQTSSYLVSHGRGSDPEHSGWLHSFSNEFNSLASSSGAFKTGDMYFGQHGRSMRLLGLDPQNNNAEPRAIVIHGADYVSEDHVAAWGKCGRSEGCFAVAPHIVPQVLGLLGPGRMLYADKIGNG; via the coding sequence ATGGATCGCCGCAATTTTACGAAGTTCGCTTTAAGCGGACTCGCCTTTTCGTTTCTGTCGGACAGCATGGGTCGCGCCGCGCTGTCCTCGACAGGGCCTGAACCATTGAGTCCGGCGCCGGTTCCCACCGTGCCTGCAACGCCGCGCGCAGTGGCGCAAAAGCCCTATGCCGCGCTGCTGGAACGCGCCAAGGCGGCGCTCGACCGCCATGCCGACGCCTTCGCCCTGCGCGACCGGCTGGCGATCGTCGATTTCGACGCCCCGTCGAAAAATCCGCGCATGCATATCGTCGACCTGATTGGCGGCCAGACCAGCAGCTATCTGGTCTCGCACGGCCGCGGCTCCGACCCCGAACATTCCGGCTGGCTGCACAGTTTCTCGAACGAGTTCAACTCGCTCGCCAGTTCGTCCGGCGCGTTCAAGACGGGCGACATGTATTTCGGCCAGCATGGCCGGTCGATGCGCCTGCTGGGCCTCGACCCCCAGAACAACAATGCCGAACCGCGCGCCATCGTCATCCATGGCGCCGATTATGTGAGCGAGGATCATGTCGCCGCCTGGGGCAAATGCGGTCGCTCCGAAGGCTGTTTCGCTGTCGCCCCCCATATCGTGCCGCAGGTGCTGGGCCTGTTGGGGCCGGGCCGGATGCTCTACGCCGACAAGATCGGGAACGGCTGA
- a CDS encoding L,D-transpeptidase family protein, producing MNRPDLIRIPLLALLGVAAFPAVAQTPPPAVAPTLSVPTIQPVPVPPPPVPIPALSPAQEAWANDWLKNGAAQGLMARQKASGPLSGDALVSALLDRAKALSTGRVDTADFLQIWALRPGAFDPRPGLAKAVSEDRLSQWSTGLTPPWSGYDTLRKGLAKYEAIRDKGGWPTLTASSAPDVVRARIALEDPAVTQNEKLVDVIQRAQRRYGLEPTGTLGTRTLAELNVGVDDRIAAIMANMERWRWMPRSLPVNRVQVNIAAAVLTVFEGDQPVTSMRAVTGSPTNQTPMLTSSIHSIVVNPPWNVPMSIANRELFPKGRAALARQGYKIVKTPEGGERIVQPAGPGSALGRLKFDFNNPFAVYLHDTPSRGKFSSYDRLASHGCIRLEKPVALAELMVAADPNLNGQIQTLIDEGKTQRVSLPSQVAVYLLYWTAFAGNNGTVSFRADPYGWDKLLAQKIEASSRRVDPTAAPSPAIASKD from the coding sequence ATGAACCGTCCCGATCTGATCCGTATCCCGCTGCTGGCGCTGCTTGGCGTCGCCGCGTTCCCCGCCGTGGCGCAGACCCCGCCGCCCGCCGTGGCGCCCACATTGTCTGTGCCGACCATCCAGCCCGTCCCGGTCCCCCCGCCGCCCGTGCCGATCCCGGCGCTGTCCCCGGCGCAGGAGGCCTGGGCCAATGACTGGCTGAAGAATGGCGCGGCGCAAGGGCTGATGGCCCGGCAGAAGGCGAGCGGCCCGCTGAGCGGCGATGCGCTCGTGAGCGCCCTGCTCGATCGCGCCAAGGCGCTCAGCACCGGCCGCGTCGACACCGCCGACTTCCTCCAGATCTGGGCGCTGCGCCCCGGCGCCTTCGACCCGCGCCCCGGCCTCGCCAAGGCGGTGAGCGAGGATCGGCTGTCGCAATGGTCCACCGGCCTCACCCCGCCCTGGTCGGGTTATGACACGCTGCGCAAGGGCCTCGCCAAATATGAGGCGATCCGCGACAAGGGCGGCTGGCCGACGCTGACCGCGTCCAGCGCGCCCGATGTGGTGCGCGCGCGCATCGCGCTGGAAGATCCGGCCGTCACCCAGAATGAAAAACTGGTGGACGTGATCCAGCGCGCCCAGCGCCGCTATGGTCTCGAACCCACCGGCACGCTCGGCACGCGCACATTGGCCGAACTCAATGTCGGCGTCGATGACCGCATCGCCGCGATCATGGCCAATATGGAACGCTGGCGCTGGATGCCGCGCAGCCTGCCGGTCAATCGGGTGCAGGTGAACATCGCCGCCGCCGTGCTGACCGTGTTCGAAGGCGACCAGCCGGTCACCTCGATGCGCGCGGTCACCGGCAGCCCGACCAACCAGACGCCGATGCTGACCTCCAGCATCCATTCGATCGTGGTCAATCCGCCCTGGAACGTGCCGATGTCGATCGCCAATCGCGAACTGTTTCCCAAGGGGCGGGCGGCGCTGGCGCGACAGGGCTACAAGATCGTCAAGACGCCCGAAGGCGGCGAACGCATCGTCCAGCCGGCAGGCCCCGGCAGCGCGCTCGGCCGGTTGAAGTTCGACTTCAACAACCCCTTCGCCGTCTATCTGCACGACACCCCGTCGCGGGGCAAATTCTCCAGCTATGACCGGCTGGCCAGCCATGGCTGCATCCGCCTGGAAAAGCCGGTGGCGCTGGCCGAACTGATGGTCGCGGCCGACCCCAATCTGAACGGCCAGATCCAGACGCTGATCGACGAAGGCAAGACCCAGCGCGTATCGCTGCCCAGCCAGGTGGCGGTCTATCTGCTCTACTGGACGGCTTTCGCCGGCAATAACGGCACGGTCAGCTTCCGCGCCGACCCCTATGGCTGGGACAAGCTGCTCGCGCAGAAGATCGAGGCGTCCAGCCGCCGCGTCGATCCCACCGCCGCCCCCTCTCCCGCTATCGCATCGAAGGACTGA
- a CDS encoding histone deacetylase family protein, which yields MLHVVHHPAYVSPATDGGRFRFDKYGLVMDALRESGLDFQTVEPVPMPRAWIEAVHDPIYVEEVVTLTVPPEKARRIGFPVTERVMRRSMLSPGGTWAAAKLARAHGYAANAAGGSHHALHDTGAGYCVFNDLAIAAHRLIAEGDAGRILILDLDVHQGDGTASLLAGRGDIFTLSIHAEKNFPVRKARSTLDVGLEDGTGDAAYLAVLAEVLPRVLDDFAPDLILYQAGVDPHGADRLGRLALTDTGLDMRDRYVMRQARGRGVPLASTMGGGYGEDRMAIARRHAACMIRLAEEASV from the coding sequence ATGCTGCACGTTGTTCACCATCCCGCCTATGTCTCCCCTGCAACAGATGGCGGCCGATTTCGTTTCGACAAATATGGGCTGGTGATGGATGCACTGCGCGAAAGCGGCCTGGATTTCCAGACGGTTGAGCCTGTGCCGATGCCGCGCGCCTGGATCGAGGCGGTGCATGATCCCATCTATGTGGAAGAGGTCGTAACCCTGACGGTGCCGCCGGAAAAGGCGCGGCGGATCGGCTTTCCGGTGACGGAGCGGGTCATGCGCCGGTCGATGCTGTCGCCCGGCGGCACCTGGGCGGCGGCGAAGCTGGCGAGGGCGCATGGCTATGCCGCCAATGCCGCGGGGGGCAGCCATCATGCGCTGCACGATACGGGGGCGGGCTATTGCGTGTTCAACGACCTGGCCATCGCCGCCCATCGGCTGATCGCGGAGGGCGATGCGGGGCGTATCCTGATCCTCGACCTCGACGTGCATCAGGGGGACGGCACCGCGTCGCTGCTGGCCGGGCGCGGCGATATCTTCACCCTGTCGATCCATGCGGAAAAGAATTTCCCGGTGCGCAAGGCGCGCTCGACGCTCGATGTCGGGCTGGAGGATGGGACCGGCGACGCGGCCTATCTGGCGGTGCTGGCGGAGGTGCTGCCGCGCGTGCTGGACGATTTCGCGCCGGATTTGATCCTCTATCAGGCGGGGGTCGATCCGCATGGGGCGGACCGGCTGGGACGGCTGGCGCTCACGGATACCGGACTGGATATGCGCGACCGCTATGTCATGCGGCAGGCGCGGGGGCGGGGCGTGCCGCTCGCCAGCACCATGGGCGGCGGCTATGGCGAGGATCGCATGGCGATCGCCCGGCGCCACGCCGCCTGCATGATCCGGCTGGCGGAGGAAGCGTCCGTTTAA
- a CDS encoding phosphoribosyl-ATP diphosphatase gives MRATLHSLEQTIRQRRSADPSASYVAKLTARGRAKIAQKVGEEAVETVIAAMADDRDAVIGESADLLFHLLLLLADVDVPLDAVLDELDRREGVSGIAEKAARPVD, from the coding sequence ATGCGCGCGACCCTTCATAGCCTCGAACAGACCATCCGCCAGCGGCGGAGCGCCGACCCGTCGGCCTCCTATGTCGCCAAGCTGACCGCCAGGGGCCGCGCCAAGATCGCGCAGAAGGTCGGCGAGGAAGCGGTCGAGACGGTGATCGCCGCCATGGCGGACGATCGCGACGCAGTGATCGGCGAAAGCGCCGACCTGCTGTTCCATCTGCTGCTGCTGCTGGCCGATGTCGATGTGCCGCTCGACGCGGTGCTGGACGAGCTGGACCGGCGCGAAGGCGTGTCGGGCATCGCCGAAAAGGCCGCGCGCCCGGTGGATTGA
- a CDS encoding PEP-CTERM sorting domain-containing protein: protein MKLPKMLLMAGAVGLMGAAVPAPANATFWCWFGKCGGSSSGGSTSGGGSSGGTPTPVPEPEQMALFGMGAAVLAGRMFFAARKRK from the coding sequence ATGAAACTTCCTAAGATGCTTCTCATGGCCGGCGCCGTCGGCCTCATGGGCGCTGCCGTGCCGGCGCCCGCCAACGCCACTTTCTGGTGCTGGTTCGGAAAGTGCGGTGGTTCGTCGTCGGGTGGTTCGACCAGCGGCGGCGGCTCGTCGGGCGGCACGCCCACGCCGGTGCCGGAGCCGGAACAGATGGCGCTGTTCGGCATGGGTGCGGCCGTTCTGGCCGGCCGCATGTTCTTTGCGGCCCGCAAGCGCAAATAA
- the hisF gene encoding imidazole glycerol phosphate synthase subunit HisF, with translation MTVRTRVIPCLDVANGRVVKGVNFVDLKDAGDPVEQAKLYDAAGADELCFLDITATHEARGTILDVVRRTAEVCFMPVTVGGGVRTPDDARALLLAGADKVAVNSAAVARPELVADIADRFGSQCIVGSVDARKVSEGRWEIFTHGGRQPTGIDALEHALRLADLGAGELLVTSMDGDGTKAGYDLALTRAIADAVSIPVIASGGVGTLDHLVEGVVQGHASAVLAASIFHFGQHTIAEAHRALAAAGVPVRSA, from the coding sequence ATGACCGTCCGCACCCGCGTCATCCCCTGCCTCGACGTCGCCAATGGGCGCGTGGTCAAGGGCGTCAATTTCGTCGATCTGAAGGATGCCGGCGACCCGGTCGAGCAGGCCAAGCTCTATGACGCGGCCGGGGCGGACGAACTCTGCTTCCTCGACATCACCGCCACCCATGAAGCGCGCGGCACCATCCTCGACGTGGTGCGCCGCACCGCCGAAGTCTGCTTCATGCCCGTCACCGTGGGTGGCGGGGTGCGCACGCCGGACGATGCGCGCGCGCTGCTGCTGGCAGGCGCGGACAAGGTCGCGGTCAACAGCGCGGCGGTCGCCCGGCCCGAACTGGTCGCCGACATCGCCGACCGCTTCGGTAGCCAGTGCATCGTCGGGTCCGTCGATGCGCGTAAAGTGAGCGAAGGCCGGTGGGAAATCTTCACCCATGGCGGTCGCCAGCCGACCGGCATCGACGCATTGGAACATGCGCTGCGCCTGGCGGACCTGGGGGCGGGCGAACTGCTCGTCACCTCGATGGATGGAGATGGCACCAAGGCGGGCTACGACCTGGCGCTGACCCGCGCCATCGCCGACGCGGTATCGATTCCGGTGATCGCCAGCGGCGGGGTCGGCACACTCGACCATCTGGTCGAGGGCGTGGTGCAGGGCCATGCCAGCGCAGTGCTGGCCGCGTCCATCTTCCATTTCGGCCAACACACGATCGCTGAGGCCCATCGCGCGCTCGCGGCGGCGGGCGTGCCGGTACGGTCGGCCTGA
- the hisA gene encoding 1-(5-phosphoribosyl)-5-[(5-phosphoribosylamino)methylideneamino]imidazole-4-carboxamide isomerase, translating into MSLIVFPAIDLKNGQVVRLAEGDMDRATVYGDDPAAQALLFAQAGAQHLHVVDLDGSFAGHAVNAQAVEKIVDAFPGHVQLGGGIRNREAVERWFDLGVSRIVIGTAALKDPAFVKAAARDFPGGIVVAVDARDGFVATDGWAEKSDMEVIDLARRFEDAGVASLLFTDVGRDGMLKGCNIDATVDLARATDIPVIASGGVAGIADVRILSLHADEGIEGVITGRALYDGRLDLKTALAVAKAAA; encoded by the coding sequence ATGTCCCTGATCGTCTTTCCCGCCATCGACCTGAAGAACGGCCAGGTCGTCCGCCTCGCCGAGGGGGATATGGACCGCGCCACCGTCTATGGCGACGATCCCGCCGCGCAAGCGCTGCTGTTCGCGCAAGCGGGCGCGCAGCATCTCCATGTCGTGGACCTCGACGGCAGCTTCGCCGGCCATGCCGTCAATGCGCAGGCGGTCGAGAAGATCGTCGACGCCTTTCCCGGCCATGTCCAGTTGGGCGGTGGCATCCGCAATCGCGAAGCGGTGGAGCGCTGGTTCGACCTCGGCGTCTCGCGCATCGTGATCGGTACCGCAGCGCTCAAAGACCCCGCCTTCGTCAAGGCGGCGGCGCGCGACTTTCCCGGTGGCATCGTCGTCGCGGTCGATGCCCGCGACGGCTTCGTCGCGACCGACGGCTGGGCGGAAAAGAGCGATATGGAAGTGATCGACCTCGCCCGCCGGTTCGAGGATGCCGGCGTCGCATCGCTGCTCTTCACCGATGTCGGCCGCGACGGGATGCTCAAGGGCTGCAATATCGACGCGACCGTCGATCTCGCCCGCGCCACCGACATTCCGGTGATCGCCAGCGGCGGCGTGGCGGGGATCGCGGACGTCCGCATCCTCAGCCTCCATGCCGACGAGGGGATCGAAGGCGTCATCACCGGCCGCGCCCTCTATGACGGGCGGCTGGACCTCAAGACCGCGCTGGCGGTCGCCAAGGCGGCGGCGTGA
- the hisH gene encoding imidazole glycerol phosphate synthase subunit HisH, whose protein sequence is MIALIDYGAGNLHSVHNALRKAGAHDVAITADADVVARADRIVLPGVGAFRACRDALVAIPGMVDAMNEAVNGRGTPFLGVCVGMQLLADAGEEFGRHEGLGWIPGTVRRIEPTDAAVKVPHMGWNDVVLNGAPPLIEAGEAYFLHSYHYEAADPAHVAATTDHGGPLVAAVARDTIIGCQFHPEKSQRYGLAFIARFLDWKP, encoded by the coding sequence ATGATCGCCCTGATCGACTATGGCGCGGGCAATCTCCATTCGGTCCATAATGCTCTGCGCAAGGCTGGCGCGCACGATGTCGCCATCACCGCCGACGCCGATGTCGTGGCCAGGGCCGATCGCATCGTCCTGCCGGGCGTGGGCGCTTTCCGCGCCTGCCGCGATGCGCTGGTCGCGATCCCCGGCATGGTCGACGCCATGAACGAGGCGGTGAACGGGCGCGGCACGCCGTTCCTGGGCGTATGCGTGGGCATGCAGTTGCTGGCCGATGCCGGCGAAGAGTTCGGCCGGCATGAGGGGCTGGGCTGGATTCCCGGCACCGTCCGCCGGATCGAACCGACCGACGCCGCCGTCAAGGTGCCGCATATGGGCTGGAACGATGTGGTGCTGAACGGCGCGCCGCCGCTCATCGAGGCGGGTGAGGCCTATTTCCTGCACAGCTATCATTATGAGGCCGCCGATCCCGCCCATGTCGCCGCGACGACCGACCATGGCGGGCCTCTCGTCGCCGCAGTCGCGCGCGACACCATCATCGGCTGCCAGTTCCACCCCGAGAAAAGCCAGCGTTACGGGCTGGCCTTTATAGCGCGGTTTCTGGATTGGAAGCCGTGA
- a CDS encoding YciI family protein: MFIISLTYTAPADILDGHLADHRAWLDRGIADGWLLLAGRREPRTGGILLARGDRAAIEAKAATDPFVVNGAATAEVIAFNPVRAAAGVTLESLLA; this comes from the coding sequence ATGTTCATCATATCGCTGACCTATACGGCTCCGGCCGATATTCTGGACGGCCATCTGGCGGACCACCGGGCCTGGCTGGACCGCGGCATTGCCGATGGCTGGCTGCTGCTGGCCGGCCGCCGTGAGCCGCGCACCGGCGGCATATTGCTGGCCCGTGGCGATCGCGCGGCGATCGAGGCGAAGGCGGCGACCGATCCCTTCGTCGTCAACGGCGCCGCTACGGCTGAGGTGATCGCATTCAACCCGGTGCGCGCGGCGGCGGGCGTCACTCTGGAGAGCCTGCTCGCATGA
- the hisB gene encoding imidazoleglycerol-phosphate dehydratase HisB yields MRTAEIHRNTAETQIDVTVNLDGTGLYTVSTGIGFLDHMIEQLSRHSLIDMDVKTVGDLHIDQHHTTEDTAIAIGEALGKALGDKRGISRYGSVYSPMDETLSRVALDISGRPWLVCKLPFTVTKVGEWDTEMVEHFFHSFAQAAGITLHIELLYGSNNHHIVESAFKGLARALRQAVEIDPRKADAIPSTKGML; encoded by the coding sequence ATGCGCACGGCCGAGATTCACCGCAACACGGCGGAAACCCAGATCGACGTCACCGTCAACCTCGACGGGACTGGCCTCTATACGGTGTCGACGGGCATCGGCTTCCTCGATCATATGATCGAGCAACTGTCGCGCCATTCGCTGATCGACATGGATGTGAAGACGGTCGGCGACCTGCATATCGACCAGCATCACACGACCGAGGATACCGCGATCGCGATCGGCGAGGCGCTGGGCAAGGCGCTGGGCGACAAGCGTGGGATCAGCCGCTATGGCAGCGTCTATTCGCCGATGGACGAGACGCTGAGCCGCGTGGCGCTCGACATTTCGGGTCGCCCCTGGCTGGTGTGCAAGCTGCCTTTCACCGTCACCAAGGTCGGCGAATGGGACACGGAGATGGTGGAGCATTTCTTCCACAGCTTCGCCCAGGCAGCCGGCATCACGCTGCATATCGAGCTGCTCTATGGCAGCAACAACCATCATATCGTCGAAAGCGCGTTCAAGGGTCTGGCCCGCGCGCTGCGCCAGGCGGTGGAGATCGACCCGCGCAAGGCGGACGCGATTCCCTCGACCAAGGGCATGTTGTAA
- a CDS encoding SspB family protein, with the protein MSEDLPDSLIPYDEIVQEALRAVVGRVLGEVQQSGGLPGAHHFYITFKTNAPGVDIPKHLVERFPDEMTIVLQNKYWDLKVSDHHFEVSLTFNQVAAHLNIPFSAITAFVDPAVNFALQFQVAADELPEPHDEAENDGPQVTAEDGSNVVTVDFGKKK; encoded by the coding sequence ATGAGCGAAGATCTGCCCGACAGCCTGATTCCCTATGACGAAATCGTGCAGGAGGCCCTGCGTGCAGTCGTCGGCCGCGTGCTGGGCGAGGTGCAGCAGTCCGGCGGCCTGCCGGGCGCGCATCATTTCTACATCACCTTCAAGACGAACGCGCCGGGCGTCGACATCCCCAAACATCTGGTGGAGCGCTTCCCGGACGAGATGACGATCGTCCTCCAGAATAAATATTGGGACCTGAAGGTCAGCGACCATCATTTCGAAGTCAGCCTGACCTTCAACCAGGTCGCGGCCCACCTCAACATTCCCTTCAGCGCGATCACCGCCTTCGTCGATCCCGCGGTCAATTTCGCGCTGCAATTCCAGGTCGCGGCGGATGAATTGCCCGAACCGCATGACGAAGCGGAGAATGACGGGCCGCAGGTGACGGCCGAAGACGGCTCCAATGTCGTAACGGTGGACTTCGGGAAGAAGAAGTAA
- the fumC gene encoding class II fumarate hydratase: MPATTRTETDSIGAIEVPAAAYWGAQTQRSIENFPFGDTERMPLGIVHAQAIVKQAAARVSGTHGLDASLVAAIEDAAQQIVSGALDDQFPLVIWQTGSGTQTNMNVNEVIAGFANEQLAGTRGGKSPVHPNDHVNMSQSSNDSFPTALHVATVMATRDRLIPALEKLTGALTAKAQAWSHIVKIGRTHTQDATPLTLGQEFSGYAAQLVSGRARIEGALNGNIRKLAIGGTAVGTGLNAPEGWAEDMVAAISDIAGTPFESAPNKFEQLAAKDGLVFFAGALSTLAVSLTKIANDIRFLGSGPRSGLGELDLPANEPGSSIMPGKVNPTQCESLTMVAAQVIGNAQAVTIGGMQGHFELNVFMPLIGANVLRSIHLLSVGMESFAERCVEGLVANEARIAELVDRSLMLVTALAPEIGYDNAAAIAKHAHKKGQTLKEAGLELGLVDEATFDRLVRPENMV, from the coding sequence ATGCCCGCCACCACCCGCACCGAAACCGACAGCATCGGCGCCATAGAGGTGCCCGCTGCCGCCTATTGGGGCGCGCAGACGCAGCGGAGCATCGAGAATTTCCCCTTCGGCGACACCGAACGGATGCCGCTCGGCATCGTCCATGCGCAGGCGATCGTGAAGCAGGCGGCGGCGCGGGTGAGCGGGACGCATGGGCTGGACGCCAGCCTCGTCGCCGCGATCGAGGATGCGGCGCAGCAGATCGTGTCAGGGGCGCTGGACGACCAGTTCCCGCTCGTCATCTGGCAGACCGGGTCGGGCACCCAGACCAATATGAACGTCAACGAGGTGATCGCGGGTTTCGCTAATGAGCAACTGGCGGGCACGCGCGGCGGCAAGAGCCCGGTCCATCCCAACGACCATGTGAATATGAGCCAGTCGTCCAACGACAGCTTCCCGACCGCGCTGCACGTCGCGACCGTGATGGCGACGCGCGACCGGCTGATCCCGGCGCTCGAAAAGCTGACCGGGGCGTTGACCGCGAAGGCGCAGGCCTGGAGCCATATCGTCAAGATCGGTCGCACCCATACGCAGGATGCGACGCCCTTGACGCTGGGCCAGGAGTTTTCCGGCTATGCCGCGCAACTGGTCAGCGGCCGGGCGCGGATCGAGGGGGCGCTCAACGGCAATATCCGCAAGCTGGCGATCGGCGGCACGGCCGTCGGCACCGGCCTCAACGCGCCCGAAGGCTGGGCCGAGGATATGGTCGCGGCGATCAGCGATATCGCGGGCACCCCGTTCGAAAGCGCGCCCAACAAGTTCGAGCAGCTCGCCGCCAAGGATGGGCTGGTCTTCTTTGCGGGCGCCTTGAGCACGCTGGCGGTGTCACTGACCAAGATCGCCAACGACATCCGCTTCCTGGGATCGGGGCCGCGATCGGGGCTGGGCGAACTGGACCTGCCCGCCAACGAGCCGGGCAGTTCGATCATGCCGGGCAAGGTCAACCCGACCCAGTGCGAATCGCTGACCATGGTCGCGGCACAGGTGATCGGCAATGCGCAGGCGGTGACGATCGGCGGGATGCAGGGCCATTTCGAACTCAACGTCTTCATGCCGCTGATCGGCGCCAATGTGCTGCGCTCCATCCACCTGCTGAGCGTCGGCATGGAGAGCTTCGCCGAACGCTGCGTCGAGGGTCTGGTGGCGAACGAGGCGCGGATCGCCGAGCTGGTCGACCGGTCGCTGATGCTCGTGACCGCGCTGGCGCCCGAGATCGGCTACGACAATGCCGCCGCCATCGCCAAACATGCGCACAAGAAAGGGCAGACGCTGAAAGAGGCCGGGCTGGAGCTGGGGCTGGTGGATGAGGCGACCTTCGACCGTCTGGTGCGGCCGGAAAATATGGTCTGA
- a CDS encoding DUF2585 domain-containing protein, with the protein MRRRRLANRRGFIAAALIALAACIILFLMHRPPICTCGHVELWHGALDSGNSQHIADWYSLSHVIHGFLFYAGARLLLKRRPIGPRLALAVLIESAWEILENSPIIIDRYRTATIALGYSGDTILNSMSDIGMMTLGFLFAARAPVWVTVTLAVALELLALAVIRDNLTLNVLMLTWPIDAVRDWQAAL; encoded by the coding sequence ATGCGACGCAGACGACTGGCCAACCGGCGCGGCTTCATCGCCGCCGCCCTGATCGCGCTGGCCGCCTGCATCATTCTGTTTCTGATGCACCGCCCACCCATCTGCACCTGCGGCCATGTGGAACTGTGGCATGGCGCGCTCGACAGCGGCAACAGCCAGCATATCGCCGACTGGTACAGCCTCAGCCATGTGATCCACGGCTTCCTGTTCTACGCGGGCGCGCGCCTGTTGCTGAAACGCCGGCCGATCGGGCCTCGGCTGGCGCTGGCCGTCCTGATCGAATCGGCATGGGAGATATTGGAGAATTCGCCGATCATCATCGACCGTTATCGCACGGCGACGATCGCGTTGGGCTATTCGGGCGACACGATCCTGAATTCGATGAGCGATATCGGCATGATGACGCTGGGCTTCCTGTTCGCCGCCCGCGCGCCGGTCTGGGTGACGGTCACGCTCGCCGTCGCGCTGGAATTGCTTGCGCTCGCGGTGATCCGCGACAATCTGACGCTCAACGTCCTGATGCTGACCTGGCCGATCGACGCGGTGCGCGACTGGCAGGCGGCGCTTTAA